A genomic stretch from Antarcticibacterium flavum includes:
- a CDS encoding trimeric intracellular cation channel family protein, with the protein MELSLFNILDLLGTVAFAISGALAAMNRKLDLFGIFIIAFVTSIGGGTLRDILIGATPTWMDNTIYIYFIGVVTVLAIIFRNKINYLKTSLFLFDTIGLGVFTITGVEIGLQNGLDPIICITLGAMTGTFGGVLRDILVAEIPVIFRKEIYATASLTGGLAFILLNELGVNTDVIYVVTSLIIISIRLIVVKYRISLPNFDLAPVEKK; encoded by the coding sequence ATGGAATTAAGCCTTTTCAACATATTGGATCTACTGGGTACGGTTGCTTTTGCCATTTCTGGTGCACTTGCGGCAATGAACAGGAAGCTGGACCTCTTCGGGATCTTTATTATTGCATTTGTAACTTCCATTGGTGGCGGAACGCTTAGGGATATTTTGATTGGTGCCACCCCTACCTGGATGGATAATACCATTTATATATATTTCATTGGAGTGGTGACTGTCCTGGCAATTATTTTCAGAAATAAGATCAATTACCTTAAAACCTCACTTTTTCTTTTTGACACCATAGGCCTTGGAGTATTTACAATAACGGGGGTAGAAATAGGCCTGCAAAACGGGCTTGATCCCATTATTTGTATTACCCTTGGGGCGATGACAGGAACTTTTGGTGGGGTTTTACGGGACATCCTGGTAGCAGAGATCCCGGTGATCTTCAGGAAAGAGATCTATGCCACAGCTTCTCTCACAGGAGGACTGGCTTTTATCCTTTTAAATGAGCTAGGGGTAAATACAGATGTTATTTATGTAGTTACCTCCTTAATTATTATCAGCATTAGGCTTATAGTGGTCAAATACAGGATCTCCCTTCCCAACTTCGACCTGGCCCCTGTGGAAAAAAAATAA
- a CDS encoding DUF58 domain-containing protein, translating to MLKTFKSIYFHQRVFTAVFSLAVLFLFSYWFPILYTPAWLIAVLLFILLLIDFIALYNKIGITAQRRVPEKLSNSDNNQVYVHVTNTYKFRVFLEIIDEIPVQFQKRDFQQNLILGAGQTSGFDYGLRPVERGEYTFGKLNIYVSSAFKMLKKRMVFDEEATVKVYPSFIQMRQYDFLAIDNRLRQAGLKKIRRIGHTQEFEQIKEYVAGDDVRSINWKATAKQPGLMVNQYQDEKAQPVYSIIDTGRVMKMPFNGLSLLDYAINSTLAFSNVALQKKDKTGVISFSNKPGSILPANAKRTYLNQILENLYNINTDFLDSDFGMLYTLLKRKVRQRSLLLLYTNFEHMNALGRNLGYLQALAKHHVLVVIFFENVELEKVVKTQMTNIPGIAHQTIAEDFAYEKRLMARKLQQHGIQTLLTRPEDLTVNTINKYLEIKARGIL from the coding sequence GTGCTTAAAACCTTTAAGTCCATATATTTTCACCAACGGGTGTTTACGGCGGTTTTTAGCCTTGCCGTATTATTCCTGTTCTCCTATTGGTTTCCTATCCTATATACTCCTGCCTGGCTCATAGCTGTCCTGCTTTTCATTTTATTACTTATTGATTTTATAGCTTTATATAATAAGATAGGGATCACGGCTCAAAGGCGGGTTCCAGAGAAGTTATCAAATTCAGATAACAATCAGGTTTACGTACATGTGACCAACACTTATAAGTTCAGGGTTTTTCTGGAAATAATAGATGAGATCCCGGTACAATTCCAGAAGCGGGATTTTCAGCAAAACCTTATCCTGGGTGCAGGGCAAACTTCGGGCTTTGATTATGGTTTAAGACCGGTGGAGCGGGGTGAATATACCTTTGGAAAATTGAACATCTATGTGTCCTCTGCTTTTAAAATGCTCAAGAAAAGGATGGTGTTTGATGAGGAGGCAACTGTAAAAGTTTACCCTTCATTCATACAAATGAGGCAGTATGATTTCCTTGCAATAGATAACAGGTTAAGACAGGCAGGCCTTAAAAAGATAAGAAGAATTGGCCATACCCAGGAATTTGAACAAATAAAGGAATATGTTGCGGGCGATGATGTGAGAAGTATCAACTGGAAAGCTACTGCAAAACAACCCGGGTTAATGGTTAATCAATATCAGGATGAAAAGGCCCAACCGGTATATTCCATAATTGATACCGGGCGTGTGATGAAAATGCCCTTTAACGGGCTTAGCCTTTTGGATTATGCTATTAACAGTACCTTGGCTTTTTCCAATGTAGCTTTGCAAAAAAAGGATAAAACAGGGGTGATCTCCTTCTCCAATAAACCCGGTAGTATCCTGCCGGCCAATGCCAAACGTACCTACCTCAACCAGATCCTTGAGAACCTTTATAACATTAATACAGATTTTCTGGATTCAGACTTTGGGATGTTATACACGCTCCTTAAGAGAAAAGTACGCCAGCGCAGCCTGCTGCTCCTCTATACCAATTTTGAACATATGAATGCCCTGGGAAGAAACCTGGGTTACCTGCAGGCATTGGCAAAACATCACGTACTCGTAGTAATCTTCTTTGAAAACGTGGAACTGGAAAAGGTGGTAAAAACCCAAATGACAAACATTCCGGGAATCGCTCACCAAACCATTGCTGAGGATTTTGCATATGAGAAGAGGCTTATGGCCAGGAAACTCCAGCAACACGGGATCCAAACCTTACTTACCAGGCCCGAGGATTTAACCGTGAACACCATTAATAAATACCTGGAGATCAAGGCTCGCGGGATCCTCTAA
- a CDS encoding acyl-CoA carboxylase subunit beta, with product MSQNIEKLNEKIKLAHLGGGEKRIERQHEKKKLTARERVDYLLDEGSFEEIGILVTHRTTDFGMDKQKYYGDGVVTGYGTINGRLVYVFAQDFTVFGGALSETHAEKICKVMDHAMKVGAPIIGLNDSGGARIQEGVRSLGGYADIFYRNVQASGVIPQISAIMGPCAGGAVYSPAMTDFTLMVEDTSYMFVTGPNVVKTVTNESVTSEELGGASTHSTKSGVTHLTSVNDITCLEDIKKLISYLPQNNKQTPEKLPFEVKEEIRESLEGIVPDSANKPYDMHEVITGIIDEDSFFEIHKNYADNIIVGFARLGGRSIGIVANQPMSLAGVLDVDSSKKAARFTRFCDCFNIPLLVLVDVPGFLPGTDQEWNGIILHGAKLLYALSEATVPRVTVITRKAYGGAYDVMNSKHIGADLNFAWPTAEIAVMGAKGASEIIFRKEIQEAADPELKLSEKEAEYAEKFANPFEAAKRGFIDEVIMPKDTRRKLLKAFSMLENKTVLRADRKHGNIPL from the coding sequence ATGAGCCAGAATATAGAAAAACTGAATGAGAAGATTAAGCTTGCCCATTTAGGGGGAGGTGAAAAACGAATAGAGAGACAACACGAAAAGAAAAAACTTACTGCCCGGGAGCGGGTGGATTACCTGCTGGACGAAGGTTCCTTTGAGGAGATAGGGATCCTGGTTACCCACCGTACTACAGATTTTGGTATGGATAAGCAAAAGTATTATGGTGATGGGGTAGTTACCGGTTATGGTACTATCAATGGCCGGCTTGTGTATGTTTTTGCACAGGATTTTACTGTTTTTGGAGGAGCGCTTTCTGAAACCCATGCAGAGAAGATATGTAAGGTAATGGACCATGCAATGAAAGTAGGGGCTCCTATTATCGGGCTCAACGATTCAGGCGGAGCGAGAATACAGGAAGGAGTACGATCCCTGGGCGGTTATGCCGATATTTTTTATAGGAATGTGCAGGCCTCCGGAGTGATCCCTCAAATTTCAGCAATTATGGGCCCTTGTGCCGGGGGTGCGGTTTACAGCCCTGCTATGACAGATTTTACCCTTATGGTGGAGGATACCAGTTATATGTTCGTTACCGGGCCAAACGTTGTAAAAACCGTGACCAATGAAAGTGTAACTTCTGAAGAACTTGGAGGTGCGAGTACGCATTCAACAAAATCGGGAGTGACACATTTGACTTCTGTAAACGATATTACCTGCCTGGAGGATATCAAGAAATTAATAAGTTACCTCCCGCAGAACAATAAGCAAACCCCTGAAAAATTACCTTTTGAAGTTAAAGAGGAAATAAGGGAATCCCTTGAGGGCATTGTGCCCGATAGTGCAAATAAGCCCTATGACATGCACGAGGTGATCACCGGGATCATTGATGAGGATTCTTTTTTCGAGATACATAAGAATTATGCCGATAATATTATCGTAGGATTTGCGAGGCTGGGAGGCAGGAGCATAGGGATAGTTGCAAATCAGCCAATGAGTCTTGCAGGGGTTTTAGATGTTGATTCTTCTAAAAAAGCCGCAAGGTTCACCAGGTTCTGTGACTGCTTTAATATTCCGTTACTGGTTCTCGTGGACGTCCCGGGATTCCTGCCGGGAACGGACCAGGAGTGGAACGGGATCATCCTGCATGGTGCAAAGCTGCTTTATGCCCTTAGTGAAGCCACAGTTCCAAGAGTAACCGTGATCACCCGGAAAGCCTACGGTGGTGCTTATGATGTGATGAACTCCAAACACATTGGTGCCGATCTGAACTTCGCCTGGCCAACCGCAGAGATCGCCGTGATGGGAGCCAAGGGAGCTTCAGAGATCATCTTCAGAAAAGAGATACAGGAAGCAGCAGACCCGGAATTAAAACTCTCAGAAAAAGAAGCCGAGTATGCTGAAAAATTCGCCAACCCTTTTGAAGCAGCAAAACGCGGATTCATCGATGAGGTCATCATGCCAAAAGATACGCGCAGGAAACTGCTGAAGGCATTTAGTATGCTGGAAAATAAAACCGTGTTGAGGGCAGATAGGAAGCATGGGAATATTCCGTTGTAG
- a CDS encoding hydrogen peroxide-inducible genes activator → MTITQLQYVLAVAEHQNFTKAAQKVFVTQPTLSMQIQKLEEELDVQIFDRSKKPIQLTETGRKIVTQARNIVNESDRIQDIVDQQKGFIGGVFRLGVIPTIMPTLLPMFLNNFIKKYPRVKLKIEELNTEAIVERLKDGHLDAAIAATPLELQGIKEQVLYYEPFVAYVPAGHRLSKKDKIEVEDLEIDDMLLLEDGHCFKDGILNLCKASRDYENDKFQLESGSFETLVKLSNEGLGMTLLPYLHTLDIKESESKQLRMFSDPVPAREVSLIYNKSELKIQIIEALRSTIAGVVKGAIAFQNVKIISPLKTNEKLR, encoded by the coding sequence ATGACGATCACCCAGCTACAATATGTTCTTGCTGTTGCAGAACACCAAAACTTTACAAAAGCAGCTCAAAAGGTATTTGTAACCCAACCCACATTGAGCATGCAAATTCAAAAACTCGAAGAGGAACTTGATGTACAGATCTTTGACAGGAGCAAAAAACCAATCCAGCTTACTGAGACCGGAAGAAAAATTGTCACCCAGGCCAGGAATATTGTAAATGAAAGTGACAGGATCCAGGATATAGTAGACCAACAAAAAGGATTTATAGGTGGTGTATTTCGCCTGGGAGTCATTCCCACGATAATGCCCACCCTTTTGCCCATGTTCCTTAACAACTTTATAAAGAAATACCCAAGGGTAAAATTAAAGATCGAGGAGCTTAATACAGAGGCAATTGTTGAGCGGCTTAAGGATGGGCATCTCGATGCTGCCATAGCAGCCACTCCTCTTGAACTGCAAGGAATAAAAGAACAGGTGTTATATTACGAACCTTTCGTAGCTTATGTACCTGCCGGCCATAGATTGTCGAAAAAGGACAAGATAGAGGTTGAAGATCTTGAGATAGATGATATGCTCCTGCTGGAGGATGGCCATTGTTTTAAAGACGGGATATTGAATCTTTGCAAAGCTTCCAGGGATTACGAAAATGATAAATTCCAGCTGGAGAGCGGTAGCTTTGAAACCCTTGTAAAATTATCTAATGAAGGATTGGGCATGACATTACTACCCTATCTTCACACCCTGGATATTAAGGAAAGTGAAAGCAAACAACTTAGAATGTTCAGCGATCCTGTCCCGGCAAGGGAGGTAAGCCTAATTTATAACAAAAGCGAACTTAAGATACAGATCATTGAAGCATTAAGAAGCACAATAGCAGGGGTAGTAAAAGGCGCAATAGCTTTTCAGAATGTGAAAATAATCAGTCCGCTTAAAACCAATGAAAAGCTGAGATAA
- a CDS encoding PspC domain-containing protein, with product MNKTVNINLAGVFFHIDEDAYAKLQHYLDAIKRSLTNTQGRDEIIADIEARIAELFSEKMKTDRQVVSSKEVDEVIAIMGQPEDYMVDEEIFEDEPVYARPHTTGKQLFRDTEHSYVGGVSSGLGHYLGIAPIWVRLLWIVLTIASSGAFILIYIALWIFVPEAKTTADKLSMRGEEVNITNIERKIREGFDDVAGKVRSVDYQKYGNQAKSGASSAATGIGSGILFILNIFVKLIGVLLLLIAGTTLIGLFIGLFTVGTFGLFDAPWTDYIEMAAIGAPLWLISLLTFFAVGIPFFFLFILGLKILVKKLRSIGTPAKLVLLGLWLLSIIGLAVIGIQQATQRAFEGEVVITETLPVTSQDTLYVAMQNDPQYSSGVYRYRSGVQIKVDEENRKVMYNTDVRLVVKSTRDSLARMEIIKMADGGDSRSARDRASEISYNTNFVDGKLFLDSHLTTALQNNYRNQEVRVVLYLPEGSTLYTDKNVAYYHRSSDYYGNILDYNSEEKFLKIGNNTAICEDCPVEESDAWESDESWENNNSWDEDEFEGTIDIEGGDTTGNDQVRIRVNKNGVNITDDVKAVRINRDGIELQKNK from the coding sequence ATGAATAAGACAGTTAATATAAATCTTGCAGGCGTTTTCTTTCATATAGATGAGGATGCTTACGCCAAATTGCAACATTACCTCGATGCGATAAAACGTTCTCTAACCAATACCCAGGGACGTGATGAGATCATTGCCGATATTGAAGCCCGTATAGCCGAACTCTTCAGCGAAAAAATGAAGACAGATCGCCAGGTGGTTAGCTCTAAGGAGGTAGACGAGGTTATCGCAATCATGGGACAGCCAGAGGATTATATGGTAGACGAGGAGATCTTTGAAGATGAACCTGTCTATGCCCGTCCTCACACTACAGGTAAACAATTGTTTAGGGATACAGAACATTCCTATGTTGGAGGGGTTTCCTCCGGTCTTGGTCATTATTTAGGAATAGCTCCTATATGGGTAAGATTGTTATGGATCGTTCTTACCATTGCCTCCAGTGGTGCTTTTATTCTAATATATATAGCCCTTTGGATCTTTGTGCCTGAAGCTAAAACTACCGCAGATAAATTATCTATGCGCGGTGAGGAAGTAAATATTACAAATATTGAAAGGAAGATACGTGAGGGTTTTGATGATGTCGCAGGGAAAGTTAGAAGTGTCGATTATCAAAAATACGGCAACCAGGCTAAATCTGGTGCTTCCTCTGCGGCAACAGGAATTGGATCTGGTATCCTTTTCATCCTTAATATCTTTGTAAAGCTTATAGGAGTACTTCTTCTCCTTATTGCAGGAACAACTTTAATAGGGCTCTTTATTGGATTGTTCACCGTGGGAACCTTTGGGTTATTTGATGCCCCCTGGACAGATTATATTGAGATGGCCGCAATTGGAGCACCGTTGTGGTTAATTTCACTGCTTACCTTCTTTGCTGTGGGAATACCTTTCTTCTTTCTTTTCATACTTGGTTTAAAGATCCTTGTGAAAAAGTTGAGATCTATTGGCACCCCTGCAAAACTTGTACTGCTCGGCCTTTGGTTATTATCTATCATAGGTCTTGCCGTAATAGGAATACAACAGGCAACGCAACGGGCTTTTGAGGGGGAAGTGGTGATCACGGAAACCCTTCCGGTTACCTCTCAGGACACACTTTACGTGGCAATGCAAAATGATCCTCAATACTCCTCTGGAGTTTATCGTTACAGGAGTGGGGTCCAAATAAAGGTAGATGAGGAAAACCGTAAGGTAATGTATAATACAGATGTACGCCTGGTAGTAAAATCTACCAGGGATTCACTTGCGAGAATGGAGATCATTAAGATGGCAGATGGAGGCGATTCCAGGAGTGCCAGGGACAGAGCGAGTGAAATAAGCTACAATACTAATTTCGTGGACGGAAAATTGTTCCTTGATTCTCACCTTACGACTGCTCTTCAAAATAATTACCGAAACCAGGAGGTGAGAGTGGTGCTTTATTTACCTGAAGGTTCCACGCTTTACACAGATAAGAACGTGGCGTATTACCACAGGTCATCAGATTACTACGGGAATATCCTTGACTACAATTCTGAAGAAAAATTCCTGAAGATTGGGAATAACACGGCAATTTGCGAAGATTGTCCTGTCGAGGAAAGCGATGCCTGGGAAAGCGATGAATCATGGGAGAACAATAACTCCTGGGATGAGGATGAATTTGAAGGAACAATTGATATTGAAGGTGGAGATACCACCGGTAACGACCAGGTGAGAATTCGTGTGAACAAAAATGGGGTCAACATCACAGATGATGTTAAGGCTGTAAGAATAAATAGAGACGGTATTGAACTTCAAAAGAACAAGTGA
- the trxB gene encoding thioredoxin-disulfide reductase, with translation MTDKIERIKCLIIGSGPAGYTAAIYAARADMHPVMYTGMEPGGQLTTTTEVDNFPGYPDGVDGPSMMIDLQKQAERFGTQVRIGMVTEVELSTEHGGIHKACIDNADWVEAETVIISTGATAKYLGLPSEQRLRGGGVSACAVCDGFFYKGQDVAIVGGGDTAAEEATYLANICNKVTMLVRGDEMRASKAMQHRVTNTRNIDLRYNTEVDEVIGEQVVEGLRMVNNKTGEKEVIDITGLFIAIGHKPNTEIFKGQLDMDDMGYLITKGKSTKTNLPGVFASGDVQDKEYRQAITAAGTGCMAALDAERYLTTVEETTEKEITA, from the coding sequence ATGACAGATAAAATTGAGCGTATTAAATGTCTTATTATAGGATCAGGGCCGGCGGGATATACCGCTGCTATTTATGCTGCCCGGGCAGATATGCACCCTGTGATGTACACAGGAATGGAACCCGGAGGTCAACTTACAACAACCACAGAGGTTGATAACTTCCCCGGTTATCCAGATGGTGTGGATGGGCCTTCAATGATGATAGACCTCCAGAAACAGGCAGAGCGCTTTGGAACCCAGGTTAGGATAGGGATGGTGACCGAGGTTGAGCTAAGCACAGAGCACGGCGGGATCCATAAAGCCTGTATAGATAATGCCGATTGGGTTGAGGCTGAAACAGTTATTATTTCAACCGGAGCAACGGCTAAATATTTAGGCCTTCCAAGTGAACAGCGCCTTAGAGGTGGGGGAGTATCTGCCTGCGCCGTTTGTGACGGATTCTTCTATAAAGGACAGGATGTTGCCATAGTGGGTGGTGGAGACACTGCTGCTGAAGAGGCTACGTACCTTGCTAACATTTGTAACAAGGTGACTATGCTGGTTAGGGGCGATGAGATGCGTGCTTCCAAAGCAATGCAGCACAGGGTTACCAATACCAGGAATATAGACCTGCGTTATAATACTGAAGTTGATGAGGTGATAGGAGAGCAGGTGGTTGAAGGTTTAAGGATGGTAAATAACAAGACCGGTGAAAAAGAAGTGATCGACATTACAGGATTATTCATCGCCATTGGCCATAAGCCTAACACTGAAATTTTTAAAGGTCAGCTGGATATGGATGATATGGGATACCTTATTACCAAAGGAAAATCCACAAAGACCAATCTTCCCGGAGTTTTTGCTTCAGGAGATGTACAGGATAAGGAATACAGGCAAGCTATCACGGCAGCCGGGACAGGATGTATGGCAGCCCTTGATGCAGAGCGGTATTTAACGACTGTAGAGGAAACCACAGAAAAGGAGATTACGGCTTAG
- a CDS encoding DUF4442 domain-containing protein — protein MNLSPGKLNKFLMVKLPSAWLCGVRVKKINKHSCEVGVKHRWINQNPFNSMYFAVQAMAAELSTGALVMSQIKESGEKISMLVAQNKASFTKKATGRIRFICEDGDRITKAIENTTVSGEGETFWMKSTGYNEEGVEVSVFEFEWTIRKKVRSEKKTSG, from the coding sequence ATGAACCTCAGTCCAGGCAAGCTTAACAAGTTCCTTATGGTTAAATTACCCAGTGCATGGTTATGCGGTGTACGGGTAAAAAAAATTAACAAACATTCCTGTGAAGTAGGTGTAAAGCATCGCTGGATAAATCAAAATCCGTTCAATTCGATGTACTTTGCTGTACAAGCCATGGCTGCCGAGCTAAGCACAGGTGCTCTTGTGATGTCACAAATCAAGGAGAGCGGGGAGAAAATCTCCATGCTCGTTGCACAAAACAAGGCGAGTTTTACAAAGAAAGCTACGGGCAGGATTAGGTTTATTTGTGAAGATGGCGACAGGATCACAAAAGCAATTGAAAATACTACTGTGAGCGGGGAGGGGGAAACCTTCTGGATGAAATCTACCGGTTATAACGAAGAAGGGGTTGAAGTATCTGTTTTCGAATTTGAGTGGACAATTCGTAAAAAAGTTCGCAGCGAAAAGAAGACTTCAGGATAG
- a CDS encoding DUF4870 domain-containing protein — protein sequence METSTLKPDKTMAAVIHLSTFSKYFIPLGNFILPLILWTAKQNDPFVDNHGKQALNFQISIFLYFILLVCLSIAGIIFFGVRMESINHMIFHNQFHEFFQMIHALPILIFIGVMGTILLALFILEIVAVITATVKASEGKYYEYPLTINFIKPTPVENHQSKNEQFNNTQNPRQ from the coding sequence ATGGAAACATCAACCTTAAAACCGGACAAAACAATGGCAGCCGTCATTCATTTATCCACATTCTCCAAGTATTTCATCCCTCTTGGAAATTTCATCCTGCCGCTTATCCTCTGGACAGCAAAACAAAATGATCCTTTTGTGGATAATCATGGGAAGCAGGCGCTAAATTTTCAAATAAGCATATTTCTCTATTTCATCCTGCTGGTTTGCCTATCCATTGCCGGCATCATCTTTTTTGGAGTGAGAATGGAATCTATTAACCATATGATCTTCCATAATCAATTCCACGAATTTTTCCAGATGATACATGCTTTACCCATACTTATTTTCATCGGGGTTATGGGAACTATCCTGCTCGCACTGTTTATATTGGAAATAGTTGCAGTGATTACCGCCACCGTGAAGGCCAGTGAAGGGAAGTACTATGAATATCCGCTTACCATCAATTTCATCAAACCTACTCCGGTAGAAAACCATCAATCAAAAAATGAACAGTTTAACAACACTCAAAATCCAAGACAATGA
- a CDS encoding PadR family transcriptional regulator, whose product MKIENTKAQMRKGVLEYCILSVLKDNDAYVAEILDTLKDAKLLVVEGTIYPLLTRLKNAGLLNYRWEESTSGPPRKYYGLTDTGKVFLKELTHTWEELQTAVTIVTNQKNKNHE is encoded by the coding sequence ATGAAGATTGAAAACACCAAAGCGCAAATGCGTAAGGGAGTTCTGGAGTACTGCATCCTCTCTGTCCTTAAAGACAATGATGCTTATGTCGCAGAGATCCTTGACACCTTAAAGGATGCAAAGTTGCTGGTTGTGGAAGGAACTATTTACCCCCTACTCACCCGGCTTAAAAATGCAGGATTGCTCAATTATCGCTGGGAAGAATCCACTAGTGGCCCCCCACGAAAATATTACGGCCTCACAGATACAGGAAAGGTATTTTTAAAAGAACTAACCCATACCTGGGAGGAACTACAAACAGCTGTAACCATCGTCACCAATCAAAAAAACAAGAATCATGAATAA
- a CDS encoding DUF2141 domain-containing protein encodes MKTIIFLMLMFAFNSAFSQEGKTATLTVVVENIKSNEGEVLAGLYSKETFMRTEAEFGAKSGKIENGKVTLVFENVPAGTYGLSVLHDRNSNGRMDFEASGMPQEDYGISNNIFNPFGPPRWEDAKFEVDDTTMEMTINLSR; translated from the coding sequence ATGAAAACGATCATTTTTTTAATGCTTATGTTTGCTTTTAATTCAGCATTCTCCCAGGAAGGAAAAACAGCTACTCTAACGGTGGTAGTGGAAAATATTAAAAGCAATGAAGGAGAGGTGCTGGCCGGTCTTTACAGCAAGGAAACATTTATGAGGACAGAAGCTGAATTTGGAGCCAAAAGCGGGAAGATAGAGAATGGAAAGGTAACTCTTGTATTTGAAAACGTCCCTGCGGGAACTTATGGCCTTTCAGTTTTACACGACAGGAATTCCAATGGACGTATGGATTTTGAAGCTTCCGGAATGCCGCAGGAAGATTATGGGATTTCAAATAATATCTTCAACCCTTTTGGACCACCACGATGGGAAGATGCCAAATTTGAGGTTGATGACACTACAATGGAAATGACGATTAATCTTAGTCGTTAA
- a CDS encoding NAD(P)-dependent oxidoreductase, producing the protein MKFKKIVCIDKTKLKPWAIEELQEHCEEKIANYTDYPETQEEVIERIGDAEVVFVSWHTKIDEEVIKRCPNLQYIGMCCSLYDGESANVAVNFARERGITVTGIRDYGDPGVVEFIISELVRLLHGLGEWQWKEMPLELTQRKIGIIGLGVTGQLLAKCLLPFGADLYYFSRTRKQEWEEKGVKYLPLEELLEKVEILSIHLPRNTEILQQKEFEKFGSGKILINTSLGLPFDEKAFSSWINHTGNFAIFDGDGKKELSEKTEKMECVITASKSAGWSAETHERLAQKVMENFREFMKEYF; encoded by the coding sequence ATGAAATTCAAAAAGATAGTTTGCATAGATAAAACGAAACTTAAGCCCTGGGCAATTGAGGAATTGCAGGAGCATTGTGAGGAAAAGATCGCGAACTATACAGATTATCCGGAAACGCAGGAAGAGGTCATTGAGCGCATAGGAGATGCTGAGGTTGTTTTTGTTTCCTGGCATACAAAGATTGATGAGGAGGTCATTAAAAGGTGCCCGAATCTTCAATATATTGGAATGTGCTGCAGCCTTTATGATGGTGAGTCGGCAAACGTGGCAGTGAATTTTGCGAGGGAGCGGGGAATTACCGTTACCGGAATTAGAGATTACGGGGATCCCGGGGTGGTAGAGTTCATAATAAGTGAACTGGTAAGATTGCTGCATGGGCTGGGGGAGTGGCAGTGGAAAGAAATGCCCCTGGAGCTTACCCAAAGGAAGATCGGGATAATTGGTCTGGGAGTTACAGGACAGCTGCTGGCAAAATGTTTGTTACCATTTGGGGCCGACCTGTACTACTTCAGCCGGACCAGGAAGCAGGAATGGGAGGAGAAGGGAGTGAAATACCTGCCGCTGGAAGAGCTGCTGGAAAAAGTTGAGATCCTTTCCATTCATTTGCCAAGGAATACAGAGATCCTTCAGCAAAAAGAATTTGAAAAATTTGGATCTGGAAAGATCCTTATCAATACTTCCCTGGGATTGCCGTTTGACGAGAAAGCCTTCAGCAGCTGGATTAATCATACCGGCAATTTTGCGATTTTTGACGGGGATGGGAAAAAGGAACTTTCAGAAAAAACAGAGAAAATGGAGTGCGTTATTACAGCCTCAAAAAGTGCGGGCTGGAGTGCCGAGACTCATGAGCGACTGGCTCAAAAGGTGATGGAGAATTTCAGGGAGTTTATGAAGGAATATTTTTGA